ACAAGGCTGCTGCTGACCTATTCTCTAAAGCCGTATCTAGGGTAAGGCAGCCCATTGAGTCTTTCTTCAACTGGCTTGAGGAGAAAACTGGCATTCAAAGGGCGTCTAAAGTTCGATCGACAAACGGATTGCTTGTTCATGTGTTTGGTAGACTAGCCGTTGCATTTATGTACCTTTTTTTCAACCCTTAATTCGCATTTGAAAGTAAAAGTCAATCCATAAGCGATTCTTTATTAAGTAAACTGGAACAAGGAAAATTTATTGATATAAAAAATTGGAAATCATTGGCTGACAGCCTAACCATTACCTTACAAGCTTTGAGCAATGATGGACACATGTATGTCAGGAATGACCCTAAAGCCATAAAGGAGCTGATTGAATCGAAAAAAAATGAACCCATTTCGTTAGAAAAGATTTCCGGTGAAGACCCATTTTATTATGGCAAAGATGCTGAAATGAAAAACTTTGGGTTCAGTGAAGTAAAAATTCTAAAGGATAATATTGGCTATATCAAACTTTCGGAAATAAATATCTCCGAGAAAAGTTTACCCACTCTTTATGCTGCCATGCAGTTTATTGCCCATACAAAAGCATTAATTATTGACCTAACTGATAATGGTGGAGGCGGCAGTGATGTTGGGGCGGTATTACAATCATATTTTTTACCGAAAGACATTGCATTGTTGGAATTTGTAAGCAGGACCGAAGAAAAATATGTAGATAAAACGGTAACCTGGCTGACCGAAAAGAAATATGATAACCCACTTTACATTATTATTAATGGGAAGACGGGTTCATCGGCTGAAGCATTTGCTTTTACAATGCAAACACAAAAACGGGCCAAAATTATTGGCAAACATTCTGCAGGTGCCGCACACATGAATACCTGGTTTGTTGTAAACGATAACCTATTTGCCTCTATTTCCACCGCTGCCCCAACTATTCCCGGCACCGAAGAATCATGGGAAAGAATAGGTGTAAAACCCGATTTTGAAATTGATGCAGGAAACGAAATTGATTTTATATTTTAGGTCTTATAAAATTGTAAAACATTATTGTTATATCAAAAATTTATTACATTTAATCCCTTACAGGACATAGCTTAGCGTTATCAGTCATCTTATACATACATTAACAAACATTGAACAGGACAAGATATGAAACCCCCATGCAGGAAACTGCACAAAAACGGATGAAAATTTGCATGGGGTGTTCCATTCGTACAAAACAATTGATATTCAACGAACTAAAAATTATTTACGGATGAAAACATATATTTCTATTTTAAGAGGGATAAATTTAGGAGGACATAACACAATAAAAATGGACAACTTGAGAAGGCTCCTTTCCCAAAATGGGCTTAATAATGTTGAAACATATATTCAAAGCGGAAATGATGTTTATCAATATAAAAACATTGAAACTAAAAAGCTAGACACCCTGATAAAGGAAAATATATTTCAAGAATTTGGATTTGAGGTACCTGTTATAACCTTGACAATTGAAGAATTAAAGACGGTTGCAAAAAACAACCCTTTTCCAAATAATAAAATGAAAGACCCTTCATTTTTTCATGTAACTTTTTTGGCAGATAAGCCCCAACTTGAATATTTGGAAAAGATTAAAGATATAAACTATCAACCTGATGAATTCGTAATACTTGACAAGGCTGTTTACCTTTATTGTCCTGAAGGTTATGGAAATACTAAACTTTCAAATAAATTCTTGGAAAACAAGTTGAAGGTAACTGCAACAACCAGAAATTGGAAAACAACGAATGAACTTATTGTAATTGCCGATAAAATAAATGACAAACGATGAAAAAAAATTAATTAGAACTAAAGAAAAGTATATAAACAAAGGCCTTAAAAGAGTTTGGGATGTTTAAACCGATACTACAACAGACAGGAATGGTGTTATCATTGAGACAAAAAACGAACAGTTAACTTTTAAATATCAATACAACAATTAATATGGCAACAAACATTTCAAGAATTGCAATCAACGCTTCTGTTCACAAAGTTTGGGACACCTTAACAAATCCTGAAAAAGTAAAACTTTGGCAATTCGGAAGCGATTTGATTACAACCTGGGAAGTTGGCGGCAGCATTGAATTTGTAACAGAATGGGAAGGACAGATTTTTAGACAAGGGGGGAAGATTATTGATATCAGGCAAAATGAGTTAATAAAATATAGTTTGTTTGCCCCACGACCGGACCTTGAAGACAAACCCGAAAATTATTTTGTGATGAGTTACGTTTTGACATCAGATAACGCACAAACAAAACTTGAGATAATACAAGAAGACAACCGTCCAAATGCGGTTCAGGAAGAACCACAAGGCGAAGAAAATCCTGTTTTGAAAATGTTGAAAGATGTAGCAGAAACAAAATGAACGAATCAATGAACTGCAAATATGGATTTTATACATGTAGGATCGATTGAATTCAATTCGGTGATTAAATCTTGAATTTGCACAAAACTCCAATTCGTTAATGGTAATTGTAAATCGACAATAAATCAACAAAATAGAACATAAAGAGATGATCCAAAGCAATGTAAATCAAGGACAAAGAAGTAATAGTGTCATTATCGAATGTCCGACAAATCTTGGCTTATCTAAAAAACCTTATGCCAACGAACCTGGTGTTAAACGGCTACCTATGTGGCTAAAAAAGTGGGGATTTCATGCCGCAATTACTCCAAATAAAATAATTAGTATTGAAGCACCTGAATATTCGGCCAACATTGATCCTGAAACTGATGTTAGAAATGCAGGAGCCATAATTAATTATGCAATTAAACAAAGTGAAATAATTGCAAATAAGATACATAATGATTCATTCCTAATAGTTTTGGGTGGTGACTGTAGTGTACTTGTAGGAACTTCAATTGCGCTTAGAAAAATGGGGCGTTTTGGCCTGTTTTTTTTAGATGGCCATACCGATTATATAAAGCCTGAGCAATCGCATACCCACGGAGCCGCAGGTATGGACTTGGCAATAGCTTGCGGATATGGACACCCTAATTTAACTAACATATTGAATCTTTGTCCTTATATAGAGCAACAAAATGTATTTTGTGTTGGTAATAGAGAATATGATGACGATTATGAAATGCCTATTAAAGAATCGCAGGTAACATACATTCCACTTAACGAACTAAGAAAAAGAAGCATTAAAAAAACCGTTATTCAATTCCTTAATATGATAGAAAAACATAAACTTGACGGATTCTTTATACACTTTGATGTTGATGTTTTAGATGATACAATTATGCCGGCTGTTGATAGTAGGGAAAATGACGGGCTTTCTTACTTTGAATTGGAAGAAATTCTAACGCCATTAATTGGTAGTAATAAAGCTTTTGGTATGGAAATCACAATTCTTGATCCAGATTTAGACCCTAACGGAAGTTATACGAGAGATTTTATTAAAATCGTGACACCAATAATCAATAAATTAAAATAAAATGAAAATACATTTTTGGGCAATTATAACTTTATTAGTTTCCTATAACTCTTATGGACAAAAAAATATGGATTCATTTTCATATTTCAATTCACCTTTTCCAAATGACACGCCTACATTATTTGCAGAAGGAATAATATCAACACAATTCAATGAATTAAATTCCAGTTTTTCACCGGACGGAAATACGTTTTTATACACCGTTGCCAATAATTCCTATTCAAATACCTTTTACACTATATTCGTTTCAAAAAGAGTAAATGGCAAATGGTCGAAACCACAAATTGCTCCATTTTCAGGGCAATACAGCGATGCCGACCCTTTTTTTTCGCCGGATGGAAAGCTAATTTATTTTATTTCGTATCGTCCTGTTGACAAAGATATGAAGGGAAAAAGCGATTTTGATATTTGGTATTTATCTTATGAAAAAGACAGATTTGGGCAACCACAACATTTAGGAGAAAATATTAATTCGGGCAAAGATGAATTATATCCCACCGTATCAATCAACGGAAACCTTTATTTCAGTACTGAAAATGGCGAAAATGGTTATGATTTGATGGTTTCTAAGTTTATAAATAAAAATTTTGAAAAACCTGAAAGTATTAGTGATTCAATCAATACAAAGGCAATAGAATTTGATGCATGTATTTCACCAAACGAAAGTTATATCATATATACCGCCTTTGGTGGTAAGGGTGGGCTTGGAAGTGGCGATTTGTATATTAGTTTTAATGAAAATGGCAAATGGACATCAGGAAAAAATCTAGGCAGTAAAATAAACTCAACATTTATGGAGCAATGTCCAGCTATTTCGCCTGATGGAAAATATTTTTTCTTTACAAGTTTTCGCGACAATGATAACTTTAATTATAAAACAACTTATTCAACAGAAGATTATTATAAATTACTGCAATCGCCTTTAAACGGTATGGCAAATATTTTTTGGGTGAAAAGTGGAATGATTATAAATAGATAATAACAAGTTTGCACAAATAGTAACAATAGAGATAAAATGAAAATTCATACCACAAATTATTCGGACACTTTTATTGAAATTGCTGATGATTGCCCAGTGACTATTGGAGAAATCCCTCCAACAAAAGGAGATACTCAAACTGTGGCGGGTATGCAATTTGACTTAGTGAGTAAAAACCCATATAAGTTTACTTCTGACGATATATTATTTCAGGTTTACGCAGAACGAAACGACTTGATAAGGAGCGAATACGATGAAGCAAGGCAACAATTTTTCTCAAAAGGACAACCTTGCTTCAGGGCTTCACCATTGACAAAAAGATATGGATGGGGTGTGCATAGCAACAAAGATGGAAAAATAGCTTTGTATGGTTGTGAAACCAAGGAATACGAAAAATTTGTAAAAGACAAGGCACTTAAGGTAATTAAAGCAATGAAATCAAGTAAATAAACAAATATGAATATAGCATTGACAGACATAAATTGGTTGGCGGTACTAGTTGCAACCATTGCCTATTCAGCTTTTAGCGGAATTTGGCACAAACAATTTGCATTTGGCAAGAAATGGGAAAATGCCATGGGTTTTAACAGGCCAGAAAATTGGAAAGAAACGGCAATTTATTTTGTTGTACCTTCTATTTCGTGTTTAACAACTTCAAGTGTAATCGCGATTTTACTAAATCTTATAAACGTGACAACATTTAAAGGCGCATTGACCTTAGGGCTGCTATCAGGAATTGGTTTTGCAACCGCGGTAACTTTTACAAATGCAGTTATTCCAACCATGAAAAAGCCATTAGTTTTTGGAGCAATAACAGGGACAGCCCATGCCATAGGAATAACATTAGTAACGATAATTATTTATGCAATTTCAAAATAAATGACAAAAGGCCGAACCGCTAACACGCGTTGGCGGTCATTCCCCACAACAACAAACAACATTTTCCAATATGAGTAAATTGATAATTTTAGCAGGACTACCAGGAACAGGAAAGACAACACTATCAAGAAAATTATCTATAACACTTAATTACTTTTACTTAAGAGTTGACTGTATTGAAACACCTTACTCTGCATATAACCCAAAAGCAGGAGAAAACGGAGAAGGATATGAAGCATTGATAAATTTGGCCTACGAGAATCTGGTGTTGGGACATAATGTGATTATTGACACGGTAAACCCACTTCATATTAGCAGAAGAATGTTTAATCAATTAAAAGAAAGAAGTAAATCAGCAACCGTTCAATTTGAACTAAAAATAAAGAATTCCGAACTTCACAAAAACCGTGTGAAAAACAGAAAACCTGATGTTAATGGACTTAAAATTCCTACTTGGGAGGATGTAATCGACCGGGAATATGAAGAATGGAAACAGGAATTGGACGGGAAACGATTTGAAATTTGGACAGACGATATGGAAAATGCTTTTGAAACTTGTTTAAAAGTAATTTCTGAAGAATTAACCAACATTGACGAATAAAGGCGACCACATAACATCGGTTAGCGATCTCTGAAACGGATGACAACAAAATCGAATATTGATTGCAAAATGAGAGCACAAAACATTACACCAAATGATAAAATTGCACCGTATGTTGACAGAATATTGGTGATTGAAAATGAAGTGATTCAGAATCCTTTCATACTTCCTCTTTATGCTAATGGTGTTCCGAATTTGCTTTTTATGTCTGTAAAAGGCAAACTTGGGAATAGCCACAGTAATTATTTAACTCTTTTTGGGCAAACCATTTTACCGGAGCAATTAACATTAAGAGAAGACTTTACATTAATTGCTTACTTTTTTAAACCCCATACCCTAATTTCACTTTTTGGTATTGCCGCTTATGAATTGACGGATAAACCAATTGACCTCAATTTACTTTCTCCTCAAAAAACTATTATACTTCAGGACAGATTATTGAATTGCGAAAGTATTGAGGATATGATTCAATCAATAGACAATTATATTTATGGTCTTGCAAAAGCAACCAAAGAGATTTCATCAACCATTAAATATGCTTCTGAGAAAATAACGAAACATTATTCAAAGGAATCACTATCGAATATTCAAAGAGAATTGAATATTTCAGAAAGAACATTCCAAAGAATGTTTGAAAAACATATTGGTATTTCACCAAATATTTACAGGCGCATTTGTCAATTCAATTCAGCGTTTATGGATCTGAATTCTGGAAATTACCATAACTTATCTGATATAGCCTACAATCACGGCTATTCTGACCAAAGCCATTACATTCGTTCTTTTAAAGAATTTACGAACATAACCCCAAGTGAATACCTGAAATATGGAACAAATTGATTTAGCTCAATGTCGGTTTTATTCTATTTGAATATAAAATAATGTGCCAATTTTGCAAGTAAAAAAAGTTAAAGAAATGAAAAAAGAAACATTAAAAAGCATTGGAGCTGTAGTTGCTGGATTTGCGACATTGGTAATTTTATCATTACTAATGGACAGCATTTTGGAAAAAACAGGCATTATGAAAACAGACCCATTTTCCGATAATTCTGTTTGGTTGATTGCAATAATTGTTCTGTATAGAACAGTTTTCAACACGTTCGGTAGTTATTTGACTGCACGACTTGCACCAAGCAAACCAATGAAACATGCCATTATTCTCGGAATAATTGGTTTTGCATTGACTATAATAGGATTGATTGCAATGTGGAATATTCCACCACGTTGGTACCCTATTTCGCTTATATTATTAACGCTGCCTGCTGCTTGGCTTGGCGGAAAAATATTTTTATTAAAAACTAAATAGTCAATGGCAAAAAAAGAAACCAACCTAACCTTAGGTATTTCCGAACCTCAAAAGGTTAATGAGTATATGGATAGCTTAAAACATCCTTTGCTTGACCTTGCTCAATACCTGCGAACTTATATTTTGAGTATTGACAAAAATATTGGAGAAGGAATTTATTGGAATGTGCCGACATTTTTTTTTACTGGTAAAATGAAACCATTTGATTCCAAAGAATACAAAAGATTTATTGTTAATTTCAACTTCTACAAACAAGACACACTACGAATTGTTTTTTTGAGAAGTGCCGACACAACAGACCTAACTGGACTTCTTGAAGGCGACTATAAGGACGGTAGACGAATTTCATCATTTAAAAGTATTGACGAATTGAAAAAAAAGGAAAAAGAATTGAAAATCATTATAATACAGTTGCTGGAATTAATGGACAAATGACAATTGGGAAATAACAAAGAACCGCTATTAAAGAGATAAATAGATGAAGATATGTTAAACAAAAAGAATTATAAAAACGGACAAAAAGTCTACGAACTAAATGGAAACAAACTGACTTACTTTTTCAAAAACGGGAAAGTAAAAGCAGAAGGACTTTTTGAGAACAACCTAATGGATGGTGAATGGCGTTTTTATCGGGAAACAGGACAACTTTGGCAAATCGGAAACTTTAATGACGGACAAAAACTGGGCAATTGGATCCGGTACGATAAAAGCGGTAAGTTGGAGTATCAAGAAACTTTTAAAAATGGTAAAATAGTTAAATAATTTGGTTATGAACAAAACAATTTTAAAAAGCATCGGGGCAGTTTTAGCTGGATTTATTTTTGTTGCAGTTATTTCAATTGCAACCGACGTAGTATTAACAAAAACAGGAATAATGAAGCAGCCTTTTGATTTAAACGGTCCTTGGTTTATAATTTCAGTGATTTTTTACCGAAGTATATATACCACAGTTGGTTCTTTATTAACCGCCCGCCTTGCCCCGAACAAACCAATGCGCCATTCAATGATAGGTGGGGCTATTGGTTTTGTAATCAGCATTATTGGAGCAATTGGAATGTGGGACAAACCACCTCATTGGTATGGAATTGCGCTTATAATTATAGCCCTGCCTTGTGCTTGGTTGGGCGGTCAACTATTTGTAACTAAATTCAGTACAAAATGAAAATTTTACCAAGTATCACTACTGGAATTTCCGAGACAGAAAAGGTAAATGAGTTCATGGCTGGACTCGACTATCCATTAATTGACGTTATACAATATCTGAGAAAATACATTTTATCGATAGATAAAACTATTGGTGAAGGCATTTTTTACAATGCACCTGTATTTTTTTACACAGGAACCTTGAAACCGTTTGACCCGAAAAGTTACAAGCGGTATATTGTTGGGTGCAATCCACCCTGAATCAGAGAAACTGACTTCTCAAGCAAACGTTTTTCTATGAGATGAAAGTTGAAACACAATGAATAAATTGATAATTGTAATTTACTGAATATATTATATTTACAAAAACGTTAGTTAGAACCTATATAAGAAAGACACCTTGCGGATGATTTTTCTCAGAGGAGCAAGTGCTTCTGACCCAACAGGTTTACTTGAAGGCGACTACAAAGACGGCAGGCGGCTTGTATCGTTTAAAAGTATTGACGACGTAAAAAGCAAAGAAAAAGAGTTGAAAAATATAATACAGCAATTGCTAAAATTGGTGGACAAATAATTACAACGATGAAAAATAACGAACCGCTAATAACAAGCAAGCATCGGTTAAAATATATCATATATAGTAAGTTGACTAAATTGACTTAGACAAAACGCTGATTGCATCTTCCTGTTCTTTAAAATTAAGTGAAGCAAATCCAAGCCTGGCAGCATTGTAATTTATGGTTCCCGTATTATAAATACTGCCATTACTTACTGTCAATCCCTTTCCGGCTGCCTTTTCTGAAATAGTTTTAAGGTCACAATCATTAAAATTAACCCACACTGCCATTCCACCATCAGGCACTTTAAATGATACGCGATCACCTATTTTATCATTTAATTGAGTACAGAAATAATCCCGTCTTTCGTGATACAGTTTTACCACCTTTTTGATGTGTCTTCCTATTGTACCATTCTTGTAAAGCTCGGCAATAGAAGCTTCCATCATACTATCACCCTGCCAATCAATGGACCTGCGTATATGCGCAACCGCATCAATGAAATTTTCGGGGGCCACCATAAATCCTAACCGGATAGATGGTACCAACGTTTTTGTTAAAGTGCCGATGTAAATAACATTGCCATGATAATCGAGGCTTGCCATCGGAAGAACCGGACTGCTATTATAATGAAAATCAAAATCGTAATCATCTTCAACAATGGCAAATTTGTAACGAACTGCCAGTTCAAGTAAGCGGATACGTCTTTCAGGTGATAATGTTACCGTTGTAGGAAAATGATGGTGAGGAATAACATAAACCAATCTAATCTCTTTTTTTAGGCATAGTGCTTCAATTGCATCAACGCTTATCCCTGAAGCATCCACAGGAACTCTGTTAATAACTGCACCAGCTTGCTGAAATGTAAGTGATGCAGCGAAATATCCGGGTTCGCCCACTATTACATGATCATATGGTTTGATCAGCAGTTTAGTCGTCAGATAGATTCCCATCTGCGCACCTTTAGTAATCATAAGGTTACTACTGGTAACGGGAAGCCCTCTGGTATCAGTTAAAAAAGTGGAGAGCATCTCAAGGAGATAGGCTGATCCTTTTGGGCTGCCATATTTTAAATACTGCTTAAAGGTCTGTAACCTTGCAAGGCTGCGAAACTCACGTAACAGAAGTTCAGTAGGTGCCAGGCGAATATCGGGGAACCCATTATCAAACACTAAGTTTTTCGATTCCTGGTAATTTGACAAGGGGAAATGAACGAGGTTTTTTTCATCAATGGAGAACAATGTTTTTTTCTGATAACCGTTCAATTTTCCTGAAGTGGGTAGCTCAATCGGACTAATCACAGGTAAATCATTAACGATAAATGTGCCTTTGCGCGGAAAAATTTCGACTCAACCCTGTGCCATTAATTCATCATATGCATTTTGCAATGTTTTGCGGTGAATACCCAGAAGTACAGATAACTCCCTAGCTCCTGGCAGTTTCATTCCACGCCTCAATTGCCCTCGACGGATATTGCTGATTATTGTATTTGTAATTTGCAGATATACAGGTATGTCTGATGTTTTATCAATTAGTATAAGTTGTTTAAGTGCAATCATATCTGGTACATCTTGATTATTGAATGTGGACTATATGTGTAGTCCAAATGTACTATATTTTTGCGGCATAAATAATATTTTTCTGAAGGAGTAAGAACGAAGAACTCACCAGTAAAAATTATTGGGAAAGAAAAAAAAAGACTTTTAAAACACAAAAATTTAATCAGAAACGAAAATGAAAGCAAGAATGGAAATCAATCAAGTTGAACCACGCATTTATCAAGTAATGGATGCCGCGGATTCGCAAATAGAAACTTTTGAAATCAAACCTAAACTTCTGGAATTGATCCGACTTAGAGTATCGCAACTTAATGGGTGCGGATATTGCATCAATTATCATTCAAAAAATGCGCTGAAACTCGGTGAAACAATACAACGACTATTAGCCGTTAGTGCCTGGTGGGAAACACCTTTTTTTACTGAAGAGGAACAAGTAGCATTTAGACTAGCTGAGGAGGTAACCAATATCTCAAACAAAGGTGTTTCGGATGAGGTATATAACAAGACGCTGAAGATCTTCGGCGAACAAAAAGTTGCTCAATTATTACTGGTTATTGTAACCATTAACAGTTGGAACAGGCTTGCAATTTCAACCCATATGGTCGCTGAATTGGATTGAAACATATTAGTACTACATTAAACAAAGAACAAAAACAATTTATATTTTGCAAGTAATGACTGAGATACATAATAACCCAACTATTTTAGCTACGGATACTCTTCCAAGGAAACAAGTATCTGTGTTGGATACTGAAATGAGTTACATTGATGTAGGTGTCGGGAACCCAATAGTGTTCCTTCATGGAAACCCGACTTCATCATACATCTGGCGCAATATTATTCCTTATTT
This DNA window, taken from Bacteroidales bacterium, encodes the following:
- a CDS encoding transposase, with protein sequence KAAADLFSKAVSRVRQPIESFFNWLEEKTGIQRASKVRSTNGLLVHVFGRLAVAFMYLFFNP
- a CDS encoding carboxymuconolactone decarboxylase family protein encodes the protein MKARMEINQVEPRIYQVMDAADSQIETFEIKPKLLELIRLRVSQLNGCGYCINYHSKNALKLGETIQRLLAVSAWWETPFFTEEEQVAFRLAEEVTNISNKGVSDEVYNKTLKIFGEQKVAQLLLVIVTINSWNRLAISTHMVAELD
- a CDS encoding DUF1697 domain-containing protein, which gives rise to MKTYISILRGINLGGHNTIKMDNLRRLLSQNGLNNVETYIQSGNDVYQYKNIETKKLDTLIKENIFQEFGFEVPVITLTIEELKTVAKNNPFPNNKMKDPSFFHVTFLADKPQLEYLEKIKDINYQPDEFVILDKAVYLYCPEGYGNTKLSNKFLENKLKVTATTRNWKTTNELIVIADKINDKR
- a CDS encoding DUF1761 domain-containing protein, which translates into the protein MNIALTDINWLAVLVATIAYSAFSGIWHKQFAFGKKWENAMGFNRPENWKETAIYFVVPSISCLTTSSVIAILLNLINVTTFKGALTLGLLSGIGFATAVTFTNAVIPTMKKPLVFGAITGTAHAIGITLVTIIIYAISK
- a CDS encoding helix-turn-helix transcriptional regulator, producing MRAQNITPNDKIAPYVDRILVIENEVIQNPFILPLYANGVPNLLFMSVKGKLGNSHSNYLTLFGQTILPEQLTLREDFTLIAYFFKPHTLISLFGIAAYELTDKPIDLNLLSPQKTIILQDRLLNCESIEDMIQSIDNYIYGLAKATKEISSTIKYASEKITKHYSKESLSNIQRELNISERTFQRMFEKHIGISPNIYRRICQFNSAFMDLNSGNYHNLSDIAYNHGYSDQSHYIRSFKEFTNITPSEYLKYGTN
- a CDS encoding S41 family peptidase — encoded protein: MADSLTITLQALSNDGHMYVRNDPKAIKELIESKKNEPISLEKISGEDPFYYGKDAEMKNFGFSEVKILKDNIGYIKLSEINISEKSLPTLYAAMQFIAHTKALIIDLTDNGGGGSDVGAVLQSYFLPKDIALLEFVSRTEEKYVDKTVTWLTEKKYDNPLYIIINGKTGSSAEAFAFTMQTQKRAKIIGKHSAGAAHMNTWFVVNDNLFASISTAAPTIPGTEESWERIGVKPDFEIDAGNEIDFIF
- a CDS encoding GntR family transcriptional regulator; protein product: MIALKQLILIDKTSDIPVYLQITNTIISNIRRGQLRRGMKLPGARELSVLLGIHRKTLQNAYDELMAQG
- a CDS encoding SRPBCC domain-containing protein, whose amino-acid sequence is MATNISRIAINASVHKVWDTLTNPEKVKLWQFGSDLITTWEVGGSIEFVTEWEGQIFRQGGKIIDIRQNELIKYSLFAPRPDLEDKPENYFVMSYVLTSDNAQTKLEIIQEDNRPNAVQEEPQGEENPVLKMLKDVAETK
- a CDS encoding arginase family protein, yielding MIQSNVNQGQRSNSVIIECPTNLGLSKKPYANEPGVKRLPMWLKKWGFHAAITPNKIISIEAPEYSANIDPETDVRNAGAIINYAIKQSEIIANKIHNDSFLIVLGGDCSVLVGTSIALRKMGRFGLFFLDGHTDYIKPEQSHTHGAAGMDLAIACGYGHPNLTNILNLCPYIEQQNVFCVGNREYDDDYEMPIKESQVTYIPLNELRKRSIKKTVIQFLNMIEKHKLDGFFIHFDVDVLDDTIMPAVDSRENDGLSYFELEEILTPLIGSNKAFGMEITILDPDLDPNGSYTRDFIKIVTPIINKLK
- a CDS encoding PLP-dependent aminotransferase family protein, with the protein product MISPIELPTSGKLNGYQKKTLFSIDEKNLVHFPLSNYQESKNLVFDNGFPDIRLAPTELLLREFRSLARLQTFKQYLKYGSPKGSAYLLEMLSTFLTDTRGLPVTSSNLMITKGAQMGIYLTTKLLIKPYDHVIVGEPGYFAASLTFQQAGAVINRVPVDASGISVDAIEALCLKKEIRLVYVIPHHHFPTTVTLSPERRIRLLELAVRYKFAIVEDDYDFDFHYNSSPVLPMASLDYHGNVIYIGTLTKTLVPSIRLGFMVAPENFIDAVAHIRRSIDWQGDSMMEASIAELYKNGTIGRHIKKVVKLYHERRDYFCTQLNDKIGDRVSFKVPDGGMAVWVNFNDCDLKTISEKAAGKGLTVSNGSIYNTGTINYNAARLGFASLNFKEQEDAISVLSKSI
- a CDS encoding AAA family ATPase, whose protein sequence is MSKLIILAGLPGTGKTTLSRKLSITLNYFYLRVDCIETPYSAYNPKAGENGEGYEALINLAYENLVLGHNVIIDTVNPLHISRRMFNQLKERSKSATVQFELKIKNSELHKNRVKNRKPDVNGLKIPTWEDVIDREYEEWKQELDGKRFEIWTDDMENAFETCLKVISEELTNIDE